One stretch of Aggregicoccus sp. 17bor-14 DNA includes these proteins:
- a CDS encoding aminotransferase class I/II-fold pyridoxal phosphate-dependent enzyme has translation MSKPQRLQRLAAAVFTTMDEARRRVLAAGTDVINLSIGSPDLPPARHVTEAMAAAVLEGGNYGYPMRDQPAFREAVAGWYARRFGVRLDPEREVLGLTGSQEGLAHIAQAVTDPGELVLVPDPGYPIYSAGPVLAGAELYPVPLRAGNGYLPDLEGLPESVKARAKLLVLNYPSNPLAAVVQPGFFEQAVAFARRWGTVVLHDAAYSELAFDGYRPPSFLETPGAREVGLELNSLSKTYNLAGARVAYAVGNTRLVGQLAEVKAHLDYGLFRPVQAGAVAALTGPQEGVAEMAATYQRRRDVLVDGLTRLGWAVPRPKATMFLWAPVPRGYPSSLAFAMALIERAGVAVVPGSGFGQMGEGSVRLALVQQEARLAEAVQRIARSRVLEGP, from the coding sequence ATGAGCAAGCCCCAGCGCCTGCAGCGATTGGCCGCCGCCGTCTTCACCACCATGGACGAGGCGCGCCGCCGCGTCCTCGCCGCCGGCACGGACGTCATCAACCTCTCCATCGGCAGCCCGGACCTGCCGCCCGCCCGGCACGTCACCGAGGCCATGGCGGCCGCCGTGCTCGAGGGCGGCAACTACGGCTACCCGATGCGCGACCAGCCCGCCTTCCGCGAGGCGGTGGCCGGCTGGTACGCGCGGCGCTTCGGGGTGCGGCTGGACCCGGAGCGCGAGGTGCTCGGGCTCACCGGCTCGCAGGAGGGGCTCGCCCACATTGCGCAGGCGGTGACCGACCCGGGCGAGCTGGTGCTGGTGCCGGACCCCGGCTACCCCATCTACAGCGCGGGCCCCGTGCTCGCCGGCGCGGAGCTCTACCCGGTGCCCCTGCGCGCGGGAAACGGCTACCTCCCGGACCTCGAGGGCCTGCCCGAGAGCGTGAAGGCCCGCGCGAAGCTGCTGGTGCTCAACTACCCGAGCAACCCGCTCGCTGCCGTGGTGCAGCCCGGCTTCTTCGAGCAGGCGGTGGCCTTCGCCCGGCGCTGGGGCACCGTGGTGCTGCACGATGCGGCCTACAGCGAGCTCGCCTTCGACGGCTACCGCCCGCCGAGCTTCCTCGAGACGCCCGGGGCGCGCGAGGTGGGGCTCGAGCTCAACTCGCTCTCCAAGACCTACAACCTCGCCGGCGCGCGCGTGGCCTACGCGGTGGGCAACACGCGGCTCGTGGGGCAGCTCGCCGAGGTGAAGGCCCACCTGGACTACGGCCTCTTCCGCCCGGTGCAGGCGGGCGCCGTGGCGGCGCTCACCGGGCCGCAGGAGGGCGTGGCCGAGATGGCCGCCACCTACCAGCGCCGCCGCGACGTGCTGGTGGACGGGCTCACGCGGCTCGGCTGGGCGGTGCCGCGCCCGAAGGCCACCATGTTCCTCTGGGCCCCGGTCCCCCGCGGCTACCCGAGCAGCCTCGCGTTCGCGATGGCGCTCATCGAGCGCGCCGGCGTGGCGGTGGTGCCCGGCAGCGGCTTCGGCCAGATGGGCGAGGGCTCCGTGCGCCTCGCGCTGGTGCAGCAGGAGGCGCGGCTCGCCGAGGCGGTGCAGCGCATCGCGCGCTCGCGCGTGCTCGAGGGGCCCTGA
- a CDS encoding DoxX family protein yields MDARGQRTGTKAQGLLYWIPTVLLALLMFSGGLMNALQSEESAKGFAQLGYPAYFAVMLGSAKVLGALALLLPVPRVLREWAYAGFTFDVLAAAVSLHAIGAPAVNLAAPLVALALVQLSYFGWRRRSGRAAAQLPSRAPAASWA; encoded by the coding sequence ATGGACGCACGGGGTCAGCGGACGGGAACGAAGGCGCAGGGGCTGCTCTACTGGATTCCCACGGTGTTGCTCGCCCTGCTCATGTTCAGCGGCGGCCTGATGAACGCCCTGCAGTCCGAGGAGTCCGCGAAGGGCTTCGCGCAGCTGGGCTACCCCGCCTACTTCGCCGTGATGCTGGGCAGCGCGAAGGTGCTCGGGGCGCTCGCGCTGCTCTTGCCCGTGCCGCGCGTGCTGCGCGAGTGGGCCTACGCGGGCTTCACCTTCGACGTGCTCGCCGCCGCGGTGTCCCTGCACGCCATCGGCGCGCCGGCGGTGAACCTCGCGGCGCCGCTCGTGGCGCTGGCGCTCGTGCAGCTCAGCTACTTCGGGTGGCGGCGCCGCAGCGGGCGCGCGGCCGCGCAGCTGCCCTCGCGCGCGCCTGCGGCCTCGTGGGCCTGA
- a CDS encoding CocE/NonD family hydrolase, translating to MATSLRPLVLVMLSSLALAAPPDAGTAGTAEAGADGGTGRSYAELPSEIPEKFTPANALLDHERRTVEIPMRDGVKLHTVILVPRGAKGRPMLLTRTPYDADSLTRHAESTHLGRVLQGYDNATDVIVEGGYIRVVQDVRGKHGSEGDYVMNRPLHGPQNPTPVDHATDTWDTIDWLVKNVPESNGRVGILGISYDGFLPLMALVNPHPALKVAVPMNPMVDGWMGDDWFHHGAFRQTMLSYVHDQQASRKGEVKWASGYRDAYQEYLEAGSAGEIGRRHGLEQLGFYRKLLQHPAYDAFWRDQAMDKVLAAQPLKVPMMLVHSLWDQEDIYGAPAVYDALKPKDAGNDRVFLVMGPWYHGQSIGDGSHLGALRFGSDTSLRFRREVLRPFLDQYLVDSAPKARIAPVTAFETGTNQWRDLPAWPAGCASGCSVKATPLYLRAGFTAGFTAPTESGPAFDEYVSDPGKPVPYRARPIVDDSNEENPTDPWRTWLVRDQRETSSRPDVLVYVSEVLTQPVKVSGRPMANLVASTSGTDSDWVVKLIDVYPDEVAEQPEMGGYQLMVSADIFRGRYREGYETPKPLAANKPLTYRFALPTANHVFLPGHRMMVQIQSSWFPLYDRNPQTFVKSIFEAKPADFRKAVQRVYRAPKQASFVELPLVTR from the coding sequence ATGGCCACCTCCCTGAGACCCCTGGTGCTCGTGATGCTCTCCTCGCTCGCGCTCGCGGCCCCGCCGGATGCGGGCACTGCTGGAACGGCGGAGGCGGGCGCGGACGGCGGCACGGGTCGCAGCTACGCCGAGCTGCCGAGCGAGATTCCGGAGAAGTTCACGCCCGCGAACGCGCTCCTGGACCACGAGCGGCGCACGGTGGAGATCCCGATGCGCGACGGGGTGAAGCTGCACACCGTCATCCTGGTGCCGCGCGGGGCGAAGGGGCGCCCGATGCTGCTCACGCGCACCCCGTACGACGCGGACTCGCTCACCCGCCACGCGGAGAGCACGCACCTGGGGCGCGTGCTCCAGGGCTACGACAACGCCACGGACGTCATCGTGGAGGGCGGCTACATCCGCGTGGTGCAGGACGTGCGCGGCAAGCACGGCTCCGAGGGCGACTACGTGATGAACCGCCCGCTGCACGGGCCGCAGAACCCCACGCCGGTGGACCACGCCACGGACACCTGGGACACCATCGACTGGCTGGTGAAGAACGTGCCCGAGTCCAACGGGCGCGTGGGCATCCTGGGCATCTCCTACGACGGCTTCCTGCCGCTGATGGCGCTGGTGAACCCGCACCCCGCGCTCAAGGTGGCCGTGCCCATGAACCCGATGGTGGACGGGTGGATGGGCGACGACTGGTTCCACCACGGCGCGTTCCGCCAGACGATGCTGTCCTACGTCCACGACCAGCAGGCCAGCCGCAAGGGCGAGGTGAAGTGGGCGTCGGGCTACCGCGACGCGTACCAGGAGTACCTCGAGGCGGGCTCGGCCGGGGAGATCGGCCGGCGCCACGGGCTCGAGCAGCTGGGCTTCTACCGCAAGCTGCTGCAGCACCCCGCCTACGACGCCTTCTGGCGCGACCAGGCGATGGACAAGGTGCTCGCCGCGCAGCCGCTCAAGGTGCCGATGATGCTGGTGCACAGCCTCTGGGACCAGGAGGACATCTACGGCGCGCCGGCGGTGTACGACGCGCTGAAGCCCAAGGACGCGGGCAACGACCGCGTGTTCCTGGTGATGGGGCCCTGGTACCACGGGCAGTCCATCGGGGACGGCTCGCACCTGGGCGCGCTGCGCTTCGGCAGCGACACGTCGCTGCGCTTCCGGCGCGAGGTGCTGCGCCCCTTCCTGGACCAGTACCTCGTGGACAGCGCGCCCAAGGCACGCATCGCGCCGGTGACGGCGTTCGAGACCGGCACGAACCAGTGGCGAGACCTGCCCGCGTGGCCCGCCGGCTGCGCGAGCGGCTGCAGCGTGAAGGCCACGCCGCTCTACCTGCGCGCGGGCTTCACCGCGGGCTTCACTGCGCCCACGGAGAGCGGCCCCGCCTTCGACGAGTACGTGTCCGACCCCGGCAAGCCGGTGCCCTACCGCGCGCGGCCCATCGTGGACGACAGCAACGAGGAGAACCCGACCGACCCGTGGCGCACCTGGCTGGTGCGCGACCAGCGCGAGACGTCCTCGCGCCCGGACGTGCTGGTCTACGTGTCCGAGGTGCTCACCCAGCCGGTGAAGGTGAGCGGCCGGCCGATGGCGAACCTCGTCGCCTCCACCAGCGGCACGGACAGCGACTGGGTGGTGAAGCTCATCGACGTGTACCCGGACGAGGTCGCCGAGCAGCCGGAGATGGGCGGCTACCAGCTGATGGTCTCCGCGGACATCTTCCGCGGCCGCTACCGCGAGGGCTACGAGACGCCCAAGCCCCTCGCCGCGAACAAGCCGCTCACCTACCGCTTCGCGCTGCCCACCGCGAACCACGTCTTCCTGCCCGGCCACCGGATGATGGTGCAGATCCAGTCCAGCTGGTTCCCCCTCTACGACCGCAACCCGCAGACCTTCGTGAAGAGCATCTTCGAGGCGAAGCCCGCGGACTTCCGCAAGGCGGTGCAGCGCGTGTACCGCGCGCCGAAGCAGGCGAGCTTCGTGGAGCTGCCGCTGGTCACGCGCTAG
- the argJ gene encoding bifunctional glutamate N-acetyltransferase/amino-acid acetyltransferase ArgJ has protein sequence MSIPVPPVPSFPPAALTLTSVPGLRAAGVRAGIKASGNPDVGLLVADEAVPAAGLFTQNHFAAAPVLLSREHLAKSGGRVRAVVVNSGNANACTGEDGARDAREMCTRVAGALGCPVEQVLVCSTGVIGVKLPMDRVRAGIDAALAQLAGDVEAGRRFLHAIMTTDAYPKEACARLGRGVVAGICKGAGMIEPNMATMLGFLSTDLQLSPAELQAALPRLAAGSFNAVHVDTHTSTNDTLLLLATGRTPRAAGWEEAAAQVAHRLAWLIARDGEGATKVTTIEVTGAESDAAAREIAKLVAASALVRTALYGNDPNWGRFTSQVGNARAVRNARALTCVLQGIEVFRGGEPTAFDRAAASRAMAQEDVRLELRLADGPGRAVVLTSDLGYRYVQVNAEYTT, from the coding sequence ATGAGCATCCCCGTCCCGCCCGTCCCGTCCTTTCCCCCCGCCGCGCTCACCCTCACGTCGGTGCCCGGCCTGCGCGCCGCGGGCGTGCGGGCGGGCATCAAGGCGAGCGGCAACCCGGACGTGGGCCTGCTGGTGGCGGACGAGGCCGTGCCGGCGGCCGGCCTCTTCACGCAGAACCACTTCGCCGCGGCGCCCGTGCTCCTCTCGCGCGAGCACCTCGCGAAGAGCGGCGGCCGCGTGCGCGCGGTGGTGGTGAACAGCGGCAACGCGAACGCCTGCACCGGCGAGGACGGCGCGCGCGATGCCCGCGAGATGTGCACGCGCGTGGCCGGGGCGCTCGGCTGCCCGGTGGAGCAGGTGCTGGTGTGCTCCACCGGGGTCATCGGCGTGAAGCTGCCCATGGACCGGGTGCGCGCCGGCATCGACGCGGCGCTCGCGCAGCTCGCGGGGGACGTGGAGGCGGGCCGCCGCTTCCTGCATGCCATCATGACCACGGACGCCTATCCGAAGGAGGCGTGCGCGCGGCTCGGGCGCGGCGTGGTCGCGGGCATCTGCAAGGGCGCGGGGATGATCGAGCCGAACATGGCCACCATGCTCGGCTTCCTCTCGACCGACCTGCAGCTCTCACCCGCGGAGCTGCAGGCCGCGCTGCCGCGGCTCGCCGCGGGCAGCTTCAACGCGGTGCACGTGGACACGCACACCAGCACCAACGACACGCTGCTGCTGCTCGCCACGGGCCGCACCCCGCGCGCCGCGGGCTGGGAGGAGGCGGCGGCGCAGGTCGCGCACCGGCTCGCCTGGCTCATCGCGCGCGACGGCGAGGGGGCCACGAAGGTGACCACCATCGAGGTGACGGGCGCCGAGAGCGATGCGGCGGCGCGAGAGATCGCGAAGCTCGTGGCGGCCTCCGCGCTGGTGCGCACCGCGCTCTACGGCAACGACCCCAACTGGGGCCGCTTCACCAGCCAGGTGGGCAACGCGCGCGCGGTGAGGAACGCGCGCGCCCTCACCTGCGTGCTGCAGGGCATCGAGGTGTTCCGGGGAGGCGAGCCCACCGCCTTCGACCGCGCCGCGGCCTCGCGCGCGATGGCGCAGGAGGACGTGCGGCTCGAGCTGCGGCTCGCGGACGGGCCGGGGCGCGCGGTGGTGCTGACGAGCGACCTCGGCTACCGCTACGTGCAGGTGAACGCGGAGTACACGACCTAG